The following are encoded in a window of Pseudokineococcus lusitanus genomic DNA:
- a CDS encoding glycoside hydrolase family 13 protein, whose protein sequence is MPADALPPADAAAPQQEWWRTAVVYQVVLRAFADGDGDGWGDVAGLRARLPYLAALGVDAVWVNPWYVSPMVDAGYDVADYRRLDPRYGTTADAEALVAEAHALGLRVMLDVVPNHTSEQHPWFRAALAGDETARARYLFRPGRGEHGEEPPNDWESCFRGPAWTRTTTPEGEPGDWYLHMFAPEQPDLDWSNREVHDEMLDVLRFWFDRGVDGFRVDVAHGLVKEAGLPDADGRDRRTEEHPGWDQDEVHDIWREWRALADTYDPPRVFVAEAWPARRAERLPLYLRPDEMHTAFEFEPLHVAWRAGPWRDVVDRSVAMSGLTGAPCAWVLTNHDVVRQATRYARSQFPEKGTNETERARWPTEVPDLALGRRRARAAVMLTAALPGVLYVYLGEELGLQEVEDVPDDRRTDPIFTRSGGTDPGRDGSRVPLPWSGDAPPFGFSPERRPDGSPALDPYLPQPAGWGALTAQAQAADPASTLSLYRRVLALRRQHLAQAGPMRWVRTPSPDVLAVAREGSHVQSWVNLGAAPVDLPAGARVLVASEPVEGGVLPGDAAAWVEVDG, encoded by the coding sequence ATGCCCGCGGACGCCCTGCCCCCCGCCGACGCCGCTGCGCCGCAGCAGGAGTGGTGGCGCACGGCCGTCGTCTACCAGGTGGTCCTGCGGGCCTTCGCCGACGGCGACGGCGACGGGTGGGGCGACGTCGCCGGGCTCCGCGCGCGGCTGCCGTACCTCGCGGCGCTCGGGGTCGACGCCGTGTGGGTGAACCCCTGGTACGTCTCGCCGATGGTCGACGCCGGCTACGACGTCGCCGACTACCGCCGCCTCGACCCGCGGTACGGCACGACGGCGGACGCCGAGGCGCTCGTCGCGGAGGCGCACGCGCTGGGGCTCCGGGTGATGCTCGACGTCGTCCCCAACCACACCTCCGAGCAGCACCCGTGGTTCCGCGCCGCCCTGGCCGGCGACGAGACCGCGCGGGCCCGCTACCTCTTCCGGCCGGGCCGCGGCGAGCACGGCGAGGAGCCGCCCAACGACTGGGAGAGCTGCTTCCGCGGGCCGGCGTGGACCCGGACGACGACGCCCGAGGGGGAGCCGGGCGACTGGTACCTCCACATGTTCGCGCCCGAGCAGCCCGACCTCGACTGGTCGAACCGCGAGGTCCACGACGAGATGCTCGACGTCCTGCGCTTCTGGTTCGACCGGGGCGTGGACGGCTTCCGCGTCGACGTCGCCCACGGCCTCGTCAAGGAGGCCGGGCTGCCCGACGCCGACGGGCGCGACCGCCGCACCGAGGAGCACCCGGGCTGGGACCAGGACGAGGTCCACGACATCTGGCGCGAGTGGCGGGCGCTGGCCGACACCTACGACCCGCCGCGGGTCTTCGTGGCCGAGGCGTGGCCCGCCCGCCGCGCCGAGCGGCTGCCGCTCTACCTCCGGCCCGACGAGATGCACACGGCCTTCGAGTTCGAGCCGCTGCACGTCGCGTGGCGGGCCGGGCCGTGGCGCGACGTCGTCGACCGGTCGGTCGCGATGTCGGGGCTCACGGGGGCCCCGTGCGCGTGGGTGCTCACCAACCACGACGTCGTCCGGCAGGCGACGCGCTACGCGCGCAGCCAGTTCCCCGAGAAGGGCACCAACGAGACCGAGCGCGCGCGCTGGCCCACGGAGGTGCCCGACCTCGCGCTGGGACGTCGCCGCGCCCGCGCCGCCGTGATGCTGACGGCCGCGCTGCCCGGCGTCCTCTACGTCTACCTCGGCGAGGAGCTGGGCCTGCAGGAGGTCGAGGACGTCCCCGACGACCGCCGCACCGACCCGATCTTCACGCGCTCCGGCGGCACCGACCCGGGCCGCGACGGCTCCCGCGTGCCGCTGCCGTGGTCGGGCGACGCCCCGCCCTTCGGCTTCTCGCCGGAACGCCGCCCCGACGGCAGCCCCGCCCTGGACCCGTACCTGCCGCAGCCCGCCGGCTGGGGCGCGCTGACCGCGCAGGCCCAGGCCGCCGACCCCGCCTCGACGCTCTCCCTCTACCGGCGGGTGCTGGCGCTGCGGCGCCAGCACCTCGCCCAGGCGGGGCCGATGCGGTGGGTGCGGACGCCGTCGCCCGACGTCCTCGCCGTCGCCCGCGAGGGCTCGCACGTGCAGTCGTGGGTCAACCTCGGCGCCGCGCCCGTGGACCTGCCGGCCGGGGCGCGGGTGCTCGTGGCCTCCGAGCCCGTCGAGGGCGGGGTGCTGCCGGGCGACGCCGCGGCGTGGGTGGAGGTCGACGGCTGA
- a CDS encoding ABC transporter permease yields MSATTHAPGPSSAGARDGVTLARVVRSERIKLFTLRSTWWTLALTLAGVVGIAALLAVVTAATGGVGGPTDVTSLTTGVLLGQIPVAVLGVLTITGEHATGAVRATMTAVPRRVPVLVAKAVVLAATAFVLGVVGVLLSALVTLPLYGADAPSLLDGTGARVVVGTGLYLAGVALLGLALGWLVRGSAGGVALVLAVLLFLPSLLMLLGSLLGWEWVSRAAAYLPGEAGAQVLSVVPGELGPWGGLGVMALWLVVLLGAAALVLRRRDV; encoded by the coding sequence GTGAGCGCCACGACGCACGCCCCTGGCCCCTCGTCCGCCGGCGCCCGCGACGGCGTCACCCTCGCCCGGGTGGTCCGCTCCGAGCGCATCAAGCTCTTCACCCTCCGCTCGACGTGGTGGACGCTCGCCCTCACCCTCGCGGGCGTCGTCGGCATCGCCGCGCTCCTCGCGGTCGTCACCGCGGCCACGGGCGGCGTCGGCGGGCCGACGGACGTCACGTCCCTCACGACGGGCGTCCTCCTCGGCCAGATCCCCGTGGCCGTGCTCGGCGTGCTGACCATCACGGGCGAGCACGCCACGGGCGCCGTCCGCGCGACGATGACCGCCGTCCCGCGCCGGGTCCCCGTCCTCGTGGCCAAGGCGGTCGTCCTCGCCGCCACGGCCTTCGTCCTCGGCGTCGTCGGCGTGCTGCTCTCGGCGCTCGTGACGCTGCCCCTCTACGGCGCCGACGCCCCGTCGCTCCTCGACGGCACCGGGGCGCGCGTCGTCGTCGGCACCGGGCTCTACCTCGCCGGCGTCGCGCTGCTCGGCCTGGCGCTGGGGTGGCTGGTGCGCGGCTCGGCGGGCGGCGTCGCCCTCGTCCTCGCCGTCCTGCTCTTCCTGCCGAGCCTCCTCATGCTCCTCGGGTCGCTGCTCGGCTGGGAGTGGGTCTCCCGCGCCGCGGCGTACCTGCCCGGCGAGGCCGGCGCCCAGGTGCTGTCCGTGGTCCCGGGCGAGCTCGGCCCGTGGGGGGGCCTGGGCGTCATGGCCCTCTGGCTCGTCGTGCTCCTCGGCGCGGCGGCGCTCGTCCTGCGCCGCCGGGACGTCTGA
- a CDS encoding ATP-binding cassette domain-containing protein: protein MIVAEGLTKRYGATTAVDGMSFRVEPGRVTGFLGPNGAGKSTTMRMVVGLDRPTAGRVTVGGHAYVDSPAPLREVGALLEARALHPGRSARDHLRALGATHGIGAGRVDEVLETVGLTGVARRRAGGFSLGMGQRLGIAAALLGDPRVLVLDEPVNGLDPEGVRWVRQTVRRLADGGRTVLVSSHLMAEMAMTADDLVVVGRGRVVATGTVAEVVASVSDASVLVRSPRAADVAAAVHRAGGRVEGGAAGAPLVVRGLDAARVGDLAAAEGLPLHELTPRQASLEDAFMTLTAGDVEYASAAAPATSGRTS from the coding sequence GTGATCGTCGCCGAGGGCCTCACCAAGCGGTACGGCGCCACGACCGCCGTCGACGGGATGAGCTTCCGCGTGGAGCCCGGCCGGGTCACCGGCTTCCTCGGGCCGAACGGCGCGGGCAAGTCGACGACGATGCGGATGGTCGTCGGGCTCGACCGGCCCACCGCGGGCCGCGTCACCGTCGGCGGCCACGCGTACGTCGACTCCCCCGCGCCCCTGCGGGAGGTCGGCGCGCTCCTCGAGGCGCGCGCCCTCCACCCCGGCCGCAGCGCCCGCGACCACCTGCGCGCCCTGGGCGCCACGCACGGCATCGGCGCGGGCCGCGTCGACGAGGTCCTCGAGACCGTCGGCCTCACGGGCGTGGCCCGGCGCCGTGCCGGCGGCTTCTCGCTCGGCATGGGGCAGCGCCTCGGCATCGCCGCCGCGCTGCTCGGCGACCCGCGCGTGCTCGTGCTCGACGAGCCGGTCAACGGCCTCGACCCCGAGGGCGTGCGCTGGGTGCGGCAGACGGTGCGCCGGCTCGCCGACGGGGGCCGCACCGTCCTCGTCTCGTCCCACCTCATGGCCGAGATGGCGATGACCGCGGACGACCTCGTCGTCGTCGGGCGCGGACGCGTCGTCGCGACCGGCACGGTCGCCGAGGTCGTCGCCTCGGTGAGCGACGCCTCCGTCCTCGTCCGCAGCCCGCGGGCCGCGGACGTCGCCGCCGCCGTCCACCGGGCCGGCGGCCGCGTCGAGGGCGGCGCCGCCGGTGCCCCGCTCGTCGTCCGCGGCCTCGACGCCGCCCGCGTCGGCGACCTCGCGGCCGCCGAGGGGCTGCCGCTGCACGAGCTGACCCCCCGCCAGGCCTCCCTCGAGGACGCCTTCATGACCCTCACGGCCGGCGACGTCGAGTACGCCTCCGCCGCAGCCCCTGCCACCTCCGGGAGGACCTCGTGA
- a CDS encoding LacI family DNA-binding transcriptional regulator codes for MATIGDVAREAGVSPSTVSYVLSGKRAISAETARRVNEAIARLDYTVHLGARALRTARTMTLGVVLRFHHAEFEPAMATYLVALADAAREAGYSLQLITDEDAAAAVGRAVREQRVDGLLLLDVLEDDPRLEPLRRSPFPAVLVGMPPDPGPADAVDLDFAAAAELLVEHLADRGHERATLVRWAPEVYAAGHTFALRFARAAHARAAERGLALVDHDSPTTPEAVRADLADLLGGDDRPSALLVHNDAAAAMLPTVLHDLGLRAGEDVAVVSLHSARLASFFAIPFTSVESAPGRVARGAVELLTSRLDAAAGAPARRLVVPELVDRGSGTGPARATPGR; via the coding sequence GTGGCGACCATCGGCGACGTGGCCCGCGAGGCGGGGGTCTCGCCGAGCACGGTCTCCTACGTCCTGTCGGGCAAGCGGGCCATCTCCGCCGAGACCGCACGCCGGGTCAACGAGGCGATCGCCCGGCTCGACTACACCGTCCACCTCGGCGCCCGGGCGCTGCGGACCGCCCGGACGATGACGCTGGGCGTCGTCCTGCGCTTCCACCACGCCGAGTTCGAGCCGGCCATGGCGACGTACCTCGTGGCGCTGGCCGACGCCGCGCGCGAGGCGGGCTACTCGCTCCAGCTCATCACCGACGAGGACGCCGCCGCCGCCGTCGGTCGTGCGGTGCGGGAGCAACGGGTCGACGGCCTCCTGCTCCTCGACGTCCTCGAGGACGACCCCCGCTTGGAGCCCCTGCGCCGCAGCCCTTTCCCGGCCGTCCTCGTGGGGATGCCGCCCGACCCCGGGCCCGCCGACGCCGTCGACCTCGACTTCGCCGCGGCGGCCGAGCTCCTCGTCGAGCACCTGGCCGACCGGGGGCACGAGCGCGCGACGCTGGTGCGGTGGGCCCCGGAGGTCTACGCGGCGGGGCACACCTTCGCTCTCCGCTTCGCCCGGGCCGCGCACGCCCGGGCCGCCGAGCGCGGCCTCGCGCTCGTCGACCACGACAGCCCGACCACGCCCGAGGCCGTGCGCGCCGACCTCGCCGACCTCCTCGGCGGGGACGACCGCCCGTCGGCGCTGCTCGTCCACAACGACGCCGCGGCCGCCATGCTCCCGACGGTCCTCCACGACCTCGGGCTCCGTGCCGGGGAGGACGTCGCCGTCGTGAGCCTCCACTCGGCCCGGCTGGCGTCCTTCTTCGCCATCCCCTTCACCTCGGTGGAGAGCGCCCCGGGGCGGGTGGCGCGCGGCGCCGTCGAGCTGCTGACGTCGCGGCTCGACGCCGCCGCCGGCGCCCCCGCCCGGCGGCTCGTCGTGCCCGAGCTGGTCGACCGCGGCAGCGGGACGGGCCCGGCCCGGGCCACCCCCGGGCGCTGA